ACGATACagacatttaacaaatattattttactataaCTTTAGATTTTAAATTCTATGATGTTTATTTGCAAGCATTTAGTCCATTacacttaattaattaatttttaatagtttacCTAGATTGCTTATGAAAATTATGATAGTCAGGTAAACCAAAAGTAAAATTGTAAGCCCCGCAACCATCCGATTGGACCTGTCCTCTCTGCCACatgcattccaaagttaacctgaaaaactagctcaggccaagatgggaagaggGAGTTGGACATACCTTATACCATCAACACAGACCTTCAGACTGAGAGGACAGAcgctttaagtctgataagaaacatttacaatctattctctctgaaaccTCCACCTGGAGGCTTCACCTGCgtgataaaactttggtctccacaaccccttatcgtaactcagacattcctttctactgattTCAGGTCTTTAGGTAATAACCAACTGCTGATCAGAACATCTTTGCATCTGCCTATGACTTGGAAGGCCGCATTTCCAGCTGTCTGGCtttttctggactgaaccaaggtacatcttacatgtattgattgatgtcgtatgtctccctaaaatgtgtgaAAAAGTTGTGGCCCAACCAGCCTGGTCACAAGTCATCAGGACCTTCTGAGGCTGCGTCATGGGTGTGAAAGGAAAATCTCTTGGGcccccccaaatcactaagctaaagggaaaagtcaagctgggaagtGCTTTGGGCAAACCTGCCTCTCATTCTATTGAAAGTCATCCCTCGGCTCACTGGgttaaatacatatttgattgcctcctttggagaggctcatcagaaactcGAAAGAATACAACCATTtatctcttatctacctatgacctggaagcctcccTCCCAGtttcgagttgtcccacctttccggaCTGAACTAATGTTCATCTTAcgtatattgattgatgtctcatgtctccctaaaatgcataaaacaaaacTGTGCTTGGACCACCGTGGGCAcctgtcatcaggacctcctgaggctgtgtcgtGGACACGTGTCCCCAACTTTGACAAAATTAACATTCTAAATTaaatgagacctgtctcagattttgggGGCTCACATGGCATGTCCTTCACCTTGGCAAAAGAAACTTCTAAATTCACTGGGACCTCTCTCAGATATATTTTGGCTTACagtcatcatttaaagttatttccttgttgACCATTTTTATAGCCAGTGAATTTCAGGTGTTTACCTAAGTAAGAATCTTaaggttaaataaatgaattttttggCCAATAACTCAGGATTTactgtttttattaaattaacaATATTAGACCAATAAATCTAAATAATAATGTATGTtgacaattctgaagacatttctaattttattttaccaattattttaaagttaggttatttattaaagatttactGAAGTCATATGAACTTGAAAAGTATTTGcacttatttacttaatttattagcactcctttttttttaagccaatttGGTACCTTGTGGTCACAACACATAACaaaacacatgcatgcacacaaaaACGCACCTAAGCATGCACgtgcatacacactcacacacatgcacacacaaccacacatgcacacacaccacatgcacacactcacacatgcacacactgacACATTTGCAACACTTGCACACACActcgcacatgcacacaccacacatgcacacactcgcacacacaaaactcacatgcacacaaacacacatgcacaaacactcacacaccacacactcgtacatgcacatgcatacatttgcacacacacaccacacacttgCACACGCACATGAACACattcacatacatgcacacacacactcgcacacacaccacacacatgcacactcacacacacactcgcacaATCACATATGTGCACGTGTgcacgggcacacacacacaaataaaggtCCCATAGCTTTTgccttggaattccagccaggaGGTACCAATGCAAACTCACCAGTTTACAAAAGAACGGTTGGATGTGAATAGTGGTTTTTATCTTCGACACCAGCAGAAAGGTCctctaaactagaaaaaaaatatgtttcattAAGCAAAAACCACATCCTCatgtttttttaataaacttcacCAAAAATGCATCTTACTTTCCTACTATTCTCTTAGAAACCCTAATTTCCAGCAAAAAACCTAGGATGACTTCATTTAACACAACATGACTTTAAGATTTTCAATTACTGGAGAGAATTGTGAGATTACATTCACCAAATTAATCTtaccaaagattactaaagtcaTGTGAGCTGAAAGGCCTCTGGGCTAGCTTCTATTAGTCTATAAACACTTACTTTTCTTTAAGCCAACTAATTAGAGCTCTTTCATATGATTGGTAGTGAAATATTGTTTCCATGtgacacataaacacacagactTAACAGACCCAGACAGAGGCAAATCTTagagatttaaaatgtttcacttgcctgttttcaaagtttttttcttccctaCTTTAGACCACTAATCTCTTGATTATCTATTCCATGTCTTAAACAATTGTTAACTAGGTAACTCTAAATTTACATCTCCAAATACATGACTTAGGTGAAGCAAGGTAAAAAATGTACATCTCAAAGGCACAGACTTGGATCTAAAAAAGGCAAGGTCTGTTATGTAAATGAAGCCATTGTCTCCCCCTTAGTTAAAGTTCCCAGTGGTTTAGACGCAGAGACAGAGATGTCCTTACAAAATGGAAATTTCCTTTAAAGACATAAATTTCCTTTACACAGAATTATATTGAAGTGACTTAGTTTGATAGGTAGTATTTTCAGCGGAGCTTGATTAGGTCACTGGCTTTAGGGTGGAGCCCTTTAAGGAACAGAGCCAAGAAAGCACGCACAATTTTCTGATCTAAATGTGCAACGAGTGGCCCCCTGTAGTAATGACCATTTCCTGTAAACTGTCCTCAGCCTTCCCTAACGTTGTAGCTCTCATCTGCCATGACACACACCAAGGTCAAATCCTCTCACAGTACAGAGTAATCTCTGGTATCTCTAAAAGTCAAAGAAGTCAGGTAATGCAATACAGGAAAGCAGAACTTTAGACCTAAGAAAAACCTGCCATGACTCTAAAAACTCCACACAGAAAGCAGAACACCCCCGCACAGGGTGAGTGGTGCCTTTATTCTGAGTTATTTAAGGATCCAAGTCATTATGATACAGGAGCGAGAAAGAAATTCAGGCAGATAAGGAGGGTAAGAGAGTCCTCAGCAAggtttccttttaataaaaagcagcccccaatcATTTCTTtcctaacaaaaagcagcctgaaaaatcaagctgcaagtATAGATAAACAAGCTAAAAGCTTACATAGGTAAATGCTAGCAGCTGTGGTGATAGAAGAGGGATACCTGGAAGCCAAGTCTGTTCAACATGAAGGATCCCCCTTCCCTTTTCTTGGTCGCCACCTGTGCGGTAAAAGGCAGGCAATATGACACCGGCCAGGTAGAGACCCCATCTggataataaaagattagggtgagTTGGCCAGCTTCTTTGTGCACTATGCAAATGGCATGCCTAGTCTGACCAATCTCTCATGTCCTATGTAAATCAGATATCGCCTCCTCAAGCTCGTCTATAAAACCTCGTGCATTTCACCAAGGACCTGGAAGACCCACTCAGACGCCCCTCTCTCTCCGCAGGTGAGAGAGCtatcctcttttctctttcctttgcctATTAAGCCTCTGATCTTAAACTCACTTCTTGTGTGTCTGCATCCTCGATTTCCCTGGTGTGAGATGACGAACCTCAGGTATTTTACCCCAGACAACAACGCTGCTTCAATTAGAACCCTTCTGTAGACATTTTTTTCACTTGGTACCAAAGATGGCAAAAGGGCTTCCCCTTTTCGGGAGAAATAgggtggaagaaaaataaaagaataattttttaagaaaggaagcaCACAGAGAAATCaagtgaatgttttttttttttttctcttttgcagcTTCAAGGAATTTTAGCCAATCCAGAGGGCTTGTTACCCATAGTGTGGAATTCTCATTCAGATTTGACCAAGTCAGGTAGAGATGGTCAAATCCAATGGGAGAAAGACCAAAACGACAATGAAACCAAACTATattgttagaaaaaaatgcttGGTGCTGCAAAGAAAACGAGGCAGAAAATTTCTCAGCAAGGCacatttacttctgcagaagggtgctgcCTGCATCAGTCACAATGGCAAGAGCACACTGAGCTGGGAGGGCAGGAGTTTTTACCCCTAATGCAGTTCCTGTttctgtgtcctttccccattggctggAGTTGGACTGCACAGTCTAAACTGACCCGATTGGCTAGTGTTTGAAATTGAATAAGGCCAATTATGCGGGAAGGGAGAGGCTGTTCCTTACCAACTAGGTGGGAAGAGTTGTTTACAGAGTAAGAGGTTTGCAGGTTACAGATCAAGCAGAAAAACAAGTGCTCATTACAGATTAAGCAGGAAGGGCTGTGTACAGAGCAAGAAAGACCAAAGaagctttgaagaggaacttatAATTTCTGGCAATATGATTACTGAGCTCTCTAATGGAAGCAGAAATGAAGACCAGGTGGTGGTCAATCTTAACTTTTAGGCATGAGGGAGAATTCTCAAGACAAAACTCCAATTCAGCTACTTACCTAGAAATGGGGCCCAGGCTGAAGACTGCTCTCTACTGTCTCAGAAACAGGAAAAGTCCCAAACTCGCCTTCCCTGTTGGAATCGAGCTGAAACTCCAGAAAAGGAgttgctcagcaaaagaaacctCAGATCTCAACCGAATGTTGGgagatcagggattctctggGGTAGAAGGGGATACTCCTGGACTTCAGCAAATCGGACTTCAGCAAATTGTCCTATTAATTTGAGCAATAAAGATAGCCCAAACTGATACTGAGCATGGATAGGAGTGTCtgcaaaaagagtcaaacttggtaaaatatttgaagggatttattctgagccaaatacgagtgaccatggcccatgacacagccctcaggagggcctgagaacatgtgcccaaggcggttggttttatacattttatacaagcttggttttatgcattttaaggaggcatgagacatcaatcaaatacatttaagaaatacattgttttggtccagaaaggtggacAAAGCAGGGGCTTTCAggttataggtaaatttaaacatcttctggttgacaattggttgagtttgtctaaagacctgggattatagaaaggaaatattcaggttaagataaaagattgtggagaccaaggttgtTTTAGagtcttatagtggctgcccttagagacaatagatggcaaatgtttcctattcagatctttaaaaggtgctagacttttagttaatctctttaggattgggagggcctggaagaaaaagatctagctatatTAATTCAGATTATTTagagatgcaaattttcccccacaaaggacaACTTTAcagggccatttcaagatatggcaaagaaacatgttttgggggtcaaacattttcattttcgTCCTTGTCTTacaatgttatgccagagtcaggttggaaagtaagtcacaatatatagGGTGAAATAAAACCCAGCTAATGACAATTTATGATTGTCtgaaaaatgctgaaaaaaaggGCATCCCCAGAAACTTGTaggaaaaggggagagagaaaaataaagcagagaaggagggaaaaataAAGGTATTGTGTAAGGGAGGTGATCTCCTGCCTCCCATCCTGGCTTCAGCGAATGATTGGAGAGTGTTCTGACTCCCGGCTGCCTAATTTTGAGCTGTAGTCAGAGCTTGGAAAAggcagctcctgggctcaaaggcaGTGGCTGGGGGAGGAACGCACAAACCCAGGAGCCAGGTGGGCTGGATGTGGCATCCCCATGTGTTAACTGCAGTGTCAGGCAACTTACTCAACCGTGTGTGCCTCTGGTTCCCCACGTGGAGATCAGGGGTGGTGGCGCTCATTGCACAGGGCGTTGCAAGGATGAATCCAGTGGGATAATGCACTCAAACACGGAGCTGGGCGCACACTAGGTGCTCTCTAAGCATTAGGCATTACTGCTCGGCACCTGCTGCCGGCGCCTCAGTAAAGCACTCCGTGTTTAACTTGGTTCTTGTTCCACAGAAAACGCCCTGATGTTATAACGAAAACAGACTGGCTCGCTCCCATCCTATGGGAAGGGACTTTCGACAGGCGGGTTCTGGAAAAACATTACAGAAGGCAGAATATCACTGTGGGCCTGGCCGTCTTTGCTACTGGCAGGTAGGTGCCACTCACCTTTGCCcttttttattttgggaaaatgtGGATCAGCATTCACGAGCCTTTAACCTCCAAAGAGCCAACCATAATTAAGCATAATTAGTGATAACAATAGCCACGATTTCTGGGGAGAAACAAACTTACCTGTCCAAACCCAAATAAGGGACTCAGAGACCTGGAGAACAGTGAAAGTGAGACTTTTAGTGACAGTCTTGCAAGATCGGATGTCTGATGGGCAGGCACACCCGGCACAGTTTCAACTGCAATTTATCCCCTAGTGCACAGGTCCCTCCCCCAGTTCCTCATAGGCTGAGTACTTGGGGTCACAATCTTCCCAGACGTCGCCTATTTGTTGTTGGGCAGGGGCTTTAGGTGTTTTCTTTAGGGTGGTCTTGCTGCATTTTGTTGCAGCCCACAATGCATTGCAATCCTAGTGAGCTCAGGGGCTCTTCAAGTATCTGACTTATGACCTAAGTAGCTGAGCAGGCTGATAAGAACAGACAAAGTGAGCTATTTTGCAGACTAGTAAAGTTTTATCTTAGACTAAACTTTTTTGGTTTGGGTGAGGGCAACTAAGGCAGGAGGCCGACAAGCAGGCATTGGCTATTTATAGTGGGGACCTAGTATATCCTGTTTCTTttgtagtttgctgacctaagCCGATTTAAGGCCCTTTGTCTTGGAGATGGTCTACTATAGACATGATTTCCTTCAATTTCTGGCTGTCCTGTACAAAAGGTGTGCTGGGTTTCTCTGTCGATGGCCGAGTCCTTAACACCAGTGGGAACCTTTTGACTCATACCCATTTAGCTCCTGCTCCCTTTCTTCACAACAGCCATTCCAAAACATGGTGGCTTTTCTCAGGCCCTCCAGATCAGGACATTCCTTCCCACTCACCAACTCAGCTGAAGCTGTGGGCCCGACTCCTCCACGCTTGTACATCCCAAGTTCCTTAGCATCAGACACACCCATGTGAGTGCATTCAGCCGCCTCTTCTCCTGATCATGTTTAGAAAAGTAAgtgtcggctgggcacagtggcttatgcctgtaatcccagcactttgggacgccgaggtgggtggatcacctgaggtcaggagttcgagaccagcctggccaacatggtgaaataccatctctactaaaaatacaaaaaaaaaaaaaaattacctgggcgtggtggcaggtgcctgtaatcccagctacttgggaggctgaggcaggagaattgcttgaacccgggaggtggaggttgtagtgagccgagatcacgccactgcactccagcctgggcatcagagcgagactccatctcaaaaaaaaagaaaagaaaaaagagaaaagtaagttTCTTCCCTAGTGTGTGTTTCTTAGGTTTGCAGAGGAGTACCTGAGGCCGTTCCTACACTCCGCAAATAAGCGCTTCATGACAGGCTACCGAGCGATCTTCTACATCATGGTGGACGCCTTCTTCAAGCTGCCTGACATAGGGCCCAGTCCTCTTCGAACGTTCAAAGCATTTAAAGTGGGCACCGAGAGGTGGTGGCTCGACGGCCCCCTGGTGCATGTGAAGAGCCTGGGTGAACACATCGCCAGTCACATCCGGGACGAGGTGGACTTCCTCTTCAGCATGGCTGCCAACCAGGTCTTCCAGAATGAGTTCGGGGTGGAGACCCTGGGCCCGTTGGTGGCCCAGCTCCACGCCTGGTGGTATTTCAGAAACACCAAGAACTTCCCTTACGAGAGGAGGCTGACCTCAGCAGCTTGCATCCCGTTTGGACAGGGAGATTTCTATTATGGCAGCTTGATGGTTGGTGGCACACCCCATAATATTTTAGACTTCATCAAAGAATATCTGAACGGAGTTATTCATGACATCAAAAATGGACTCAATAGCACCTATGAAAAGCaccttaacaaatatttttacctCAATAAACCCACCAAGCTGTTATCACCAGAATACAGCTGGGATCTTGCATTTTCTCCTCCTCCACAGATCCAATACGTCAAGGTTGCACATGATTCCCAGAGGAAATTATGAATTACGCCATGAGGTTTATGACGAATAAATGAATCACGGCAATTTCTTATCAATGAGGGAAGTCTTAAGACCTTCCATTTTTTAGAGACATACAAATTTACATCCTTCccaaataaatgtttcttcttgCCATTTTGAGCCATCTTATTTGGCTAATGTAGGATAAAGAATAAAAGCATAATTACTTAATGTTAATACACAGTAATGTTATTATCTATGTATTGTAGACAATGTGAAAATACATTTGACAtagaatgaatatttttaatggagaaagaCTCTAGTTGAGAAAAAACGTTCATAAAATGGAAAAGTAGTTCACgcaaaggaaaaaatgaatgcCAGGCCACTCACTGAGTAGTCACTGTGTTTTTCCACACTGGGATATGTGTGGCTTGTGGTCGACCTCGCCTATTGTCTCAGTCTGTTCGGTGTGTGATTCGACACAGGTGAGCTAGAGGA
This genomic window from Pan paniscus chromosome 11, NHGRI_mPanPan1-v2.0_pri, whole genome shotgun sequence contains:
- the GLT6D1 gene encoding putative glycosyltransferase 6 domain-containing protein 1, which codes for MLCQSQVGNTPCLTWFLFHRKRPDVITKTDWLAPILWEGTFDRRVLEKHYRRQNITVGLAVFATGRFAEEYLRPFLHSANKRFMTGYRAIFYIMVDAFFKLPDIGPSPLRTFKAFKVGTERWWLDGPLVHVKSLGEHIASHIRDEVDFLFSMAANQVFQNEFGVETLGPLVAQLHAWWYFRNTKNFPYERRLTSAACIPFGQGDFYYGSLMVGGTPHNILDFIKEYLNGVIHDIKNGLNSTYEKHLNKYFYLNKPTKLLSPEYSWDLAFSPPPQIQYVKVAHDSQRKL